The Carbonactinospora thermoautotrophica genome window below encodes:
- the hrpA gene encoding ATP-dependent RNA helicase HrpA codes for METPLLTSSLADLQARLPAVMLGDQRRLRRRIDGARKVRDPHARQAITAEIAADIEEAELRVARRRASVPKIDYPQTLPVSQKKDQILAAVRDHQVVIVAGETGSGKTTQLPKICLDLGRGVQGMIGHTQPRRLAARTVAERIAQELGTPLGGLVGYKVRFTDQVGDDTLVKLMTDGILLAEIQQDRLLRQYDTLIIDEAHERSLNIDFILGYLKQLLPRRPDLKVIITSATIDPERFSRHFDDAPVIEVSGRTYPVEVRYRPIGEEAGDDRDQIQAICDAVEELCAEGPGDILVFLSGEREIRDTADALKKLHLRDTEILPLYARLSAADQHRVFQPHTGRRIVLATNVAETSLTVPGIKYVIDPGTARISRYSHRTKVQRLPIEPISQASANQRKGRCGRVSEGICIRLYSEQDFLSRPEFTDPEILRTNLASVILQMTALGLGDIATFPFIDPPDRRSINDGVQLLEELGALDPAEQDPRKRLTPLGRKLAQLPLDPRLGRMVLEADRNGCVREVMVIAAALSIQDPRERPADNQQAAAEKHARFVDEESDFLTYLNLWEYLQKQQKTLSSSQFRRMCRAEFLNYLRVREWQDIYSQLRQVVRTLGISINSVPADRDRIHMSLLAGLLSHIGLKDSAKQEYQGARGARFAIAPGSALFKKSPRWVMAAELVETSRLWARIAARIEPEWVERLAQHLVKRSYSEPHWDEDRGAVMAYEKVTLYGVPIVASRRVNYGRVDPKLSRELFIRHALVQGEWRTHHKFFHQNRKLLAEVEDLEHRARRRDILVDEETLFDFYDQRVGEEVVSARHFDSWWKKVSKTQPNLLSFTKSMLINQGAGGVSAHDYPDYWEQDGLKLRLSYQFEPGSAADGVTVHIPLPVLNQVSGGDFDWQVPGLREELVTALIRSLPKALRRNFVPAPDYAKAVLARVRPGEEPLLDALERELSRMSGVPVPREAWQLDRVPDHLKITFRVVDEKGRTLAEGKDLQALKLRLKDKMRAALSATADGIEQRGLRTWSFGTLPRVFEQERAGHVVKAYPALADEGDSVAIRLFDTEAEQQHAMWQGTRRLLLLNVPSPVKYVQGHLTNQAKLALSRNPHGSVAGLLDDCAACAVDKLIAECGGPAWDEDGFGKLHEKVRAELNDTLLDVLGRVERILTVAHRVDQRLAGMTGPAPALTDIKAQLSGLISPGFVTATGWRRLPDVLRYLRAIEHRLDKLPHDPRRDQERMQKIEQVQQHYQQLLAELPPGQPAGEELQQIRWMIEELRVSYFAQALGTPYPVSEKRILQAMDQLTP; via the coding sequence ATGGAAACGCCGCTCCTGACATCTTCGCTCGCCGACCTGCAGGCCCGCCTGCCCGCCGTGATGCTGGGCGATCAGCGCCGCCTGCGGCGCCGCATCGACGGCGCACGCAAGGTACGGGACCCCCACGCCCGGCAGGCGATCACCGCCGAGATCGCCGCCGACATCGAGGAAGCCGAACTGCGCGTGGCACGCCGACGCGCCAGCGTCCCGAAGATCGACTACCCCCAGACCCTGCCGGTCAGCCAGAAGAAAGACCAGATCCTGGCCGCGGTCCGCGACCACCAGGTCGTGATCGTCGCCGGGGAGACCGGCTCGGGGAAGACCACCCAGCTGCCGAAGATCTGCCTGGACCTGGGACGCGGCGTGCAGGGGATGATCGGGCACACCCAGCCGCGCCGGCTGGCGGCCCGCACGGTGGCCGAACGCATCGCACAGGAGCTGGGGACCCCGCTAGGCGGCCTCGTCGGCTACAAGGTCCGGTTCACCGACCAGGTCGGCGACGACACGCTGGTCAAGCTGATGACCGACGGCATCCTGCTGGCGGAGATCCAGCAGGACCGCCTGCTGCGCCAGTACGACACGCTCATCATCGACGAGGCGCACGAGCGCAGCCTCAACATCGACTTCATCCTCGGCTACCTCAAACAGCTGCTGCCGCGCCGACCCGACCTGAAGGTGATCATCACCTCGGCGACCATCGACCCGGAGCGGTTCTCCCGCCACTTCGACGACGCGCCGGTGATCGAGGTCTCCGGCCGCACCTATCCGGTGGAGGTCCGCTACCGGCCGATCGGCGAGGAGGCCGGCGACGACCGCGACCAGATCCAGGCGATCTGCGACGCGGTGGAGGAGCTGTGCGCCGAGGGGCCGGGGGACATCCTCGTCTTCCTCAGCGGCGAGCGGGAGATCCGCGACACCGCCGACGCGCTGAAAAAGCTCCACCTGCGCGACACCGAGATCCTGCCGCTGTACGCGCGCCTGTCGGCGGCAGACCAACACCGGGTGTTCCAGCCCCACACCGGGCGCCGCATCGTGCTGGCAACCAACGTCGCGGAGACCTCGCTCACGGTGCCGGGCATCAAGTACGTGATCGACCCGGGGACCGCGCGCATCTCCCGCTACAGCCACCGGACCAAGGTGCAGCGCCTGCCCATCGAGCCCATCTCCCAGGCCTCCGCCAACCAGCGCAAGGGACGCTGCGGCCGGGTCTCGGAGGGGATCTGCATCCGGCTGTACTCAGAGCAGGACTTCCTGTCGCGCCCTGAGTTCACCGACCCCGAAATCCTGCGCACCAACCTCGCCTCGGTCATCCTGCAGATGACCGCCCTGGGGCTGGGCGACATCGCCACCTTCCCCTTCATCGACCCCCCGGACCGGCGCAGCATCAACGACGGCGTACAGCTCCTGGAAGAGCTGGGCGCGCTCGACCCGGCCGAGCAGGACCCGCGCAAGCGCCTGACGCCGCTCGGCCGCAAGCTGGCGCAACTGCCGCTCGACCCCCGGCTGGGGCGCATGGTGCTGGAGGCCGACCGCAACGGCTGCGTGCGGGAAGTCATGGTCATCGCCGCCGCGCTGTCGATCCAGGACCCCCGCGAACGCCCCGCGGACAACCAGCAGGCGGCCGCGGAGAAACACGCCCGGTTCGTCGACGAGGAATCGGACTTCCTGACCTACCTCAACCTGTGGGAGTACCTGCAAAAGCAGCAGAAGACGTTGTCGTCCAGCCAGTTCCGCAGGATGTGCCGGGCGGAGTTCCTGAACTACCTGCGGGTACGCGAGTGGCAGGACATCTACAGCCAGCTGCGGCAGGTGGTCAGGACTCTGGGGATATCGATCAACAGCGTGCCCGCCGACCGGGACCGCATCCACATGTCGCTCCTGGCCGGCCTGCTGTCCCACATCGGCCTCAAGGACAGCGCGAAGCAGGAGTACCAAGGGGCGCGAGGCGCCCGGTTCGCCATCGCCCCGGGCTCGGCGCTGTTCAAGAAGTCGCCGCGGTGGGTGATGGCGGCCGAGCTGGTGGAGACCTCCCGCCTGTGGGCGCGCATCGCCGCGCGCATCGAACCGGAGTGGGTGGAAAGACTCGCCCAGCACCTGGTCAAACGCAGCTACAGCGAACCGCACTGGGACGAGGACCGGGGCGCGGTGATGGCCTACGAGAAGGTGACGCTGTACGGCGTGCCGATCGTGGCCTCCCGCAGGGTGAACTACGGCCGTGTCGACCCGAAGCTGTCGCGGGAGCTGTTCATCCGCCACGCCCTGGTACAGGGCGAATGGCGCACGCACCACAAGTTCTTCCACCAAAACCGCAAGCTACTGGCAGAAGTCGAGGACCTGGAGCACCGGGCGCGCCGGCGCGACATCCTGGTGGACGAGGAGACCCTGTTCGACTTCTACGACCAGCGCGTCGGCGAGGAGGTGGTCTCCGCCCGCCACTTCGACAGCTGGTGGAAGAAGGTCAGCAAGACACAGCCCAATCTGCTCAGCTTCACAAAGTCGATGCTGATCAACCAGGGGGCGGGCGGCGTCAGCGCGCACGACTACCCGGACTACTGGGAGCAGGACGGGCTGAAGCTGCGGCTCTCCTACCAGTTCGAACCGGGCTCGGCAGCCGACGGCGTGACCGTGCACATCCCGCTGCCGGTGCTGAACCAGGTGAGCGGTGGTGATTTCGACTGGCAGGTCCCGGGCCTGCGGGAAGAGCTGGTGACCGCGCTGATCAGGTCACTGCCCAAGGCGCTACGCCGCAACTTCGTTCCCGCACCCGACTACGCGAAGGCGGTTCTGGCGCGGGTGAGGCCAGGGGAAGAACCGCTGCTGGACGCGCTGGAGCGCGAACTCAGCCGCATGAGCGGCGTGCCGGTGCCACGCGAGGCCTGGCAACTGGACCGGGTGCCGGACCACCTGAAAATCACCTTCCGGGTGGTGGACGAGAAGGGCCGCACCCTGGCCGAGGGCAAGGACCTGCAGGCACTGAAGCTGCGGCTGAAGGACAAGATGCGGGCCGCGCTCTCCGCGACGGCCGACGGCATCGAGCAGCGGGGACTGCGCACCTGGAGCTTCGGCACGCTGCCGCGGGTCTTCGAGCAGGAGCGGGCCGGCCACGTGGTGAAGGCGTACCCGGCGCTGGCGGACGAGGGGGACAGCGTCGCCATCCGCCTGTTCGACACCGAAGCCGAACAGCAGCACGCCATGTGGCAGGGCACCCGCCGCCTCCTGCTGCTGAACGTCCCCTCCCCGGTCAAGTACGTCCAAGGACACCTGACCAACCAGGCCAAGCTGGCGCTCAGCCGGAACCCGCACGGAAGCGTGGCGGGCCTGCTGGACGACTGCGCCGCCTGCGCGGTCGACAAGCTGATCGCCGAGTGCGGCGGGCCCGCCTGGGACGAGGACGGGTTCGGCAAACTGCACGAGAAGGTACGCGCCGAACTGAACGACACCCTGCTCGACGTCCTGGGCCGGGTGGAACGCATCCTCACCGTGGCGCACCGGGTCGACCAGCGGCTGGCAGGCATGACCGGCCCCGCGCCGGCGCTGACCGACATCAAGGCGCAACTGTCGGGACTGATCTCCCCGGGTTTCGTCACCGCCACCGGGTGGCGGCGACTGCCGGACGTGCTGCGCTACCTGCGCGCCATCGAACACCGCCTGGACAAGCTGCCCCACGATCCGCGCCGCGACCAGGAACGGATGCAAAAGATCGAACAGGTGCAGCAGCACTATCAGCAGCTGCTGGCGGAGCTGCCGCCCGGCCAGCCGGCCGGGGAGGAGCTGCAGCAGATCCGCTGGATGATCGAGGAGCTGCGCGTCAGCTACTTCGCCCAGGCATTGGGCACCCCCTACCCGGTGTCTGAGAAGCGAATCCTCCAGGCGATGGATCAGCTGACCCCGTGA
- the rox gene encoding rifampin monooxygenase → MVDVIVVGGGPTGLMLASELRLHDVHVLVLEKDAEPTRYVRALGLHVRSIEVMDQRGLLERFLAHGQQYALGGFFAGIDKPSPDRLDTAHPYVLGIPQTTTERLLAERATELGAEIRRGCELVGLSQDEDGVTAELADGTQLRSRYLVGCDGGRSTVRKLLGVGFPGEPTKVETLLGEMEVTEDPATVVAIVAEVRKTQLRFGAMPLGDGVYRLVVPAEGVAEDRTVPPTLEEFKQRLRVFAGTDFGAHSPRWLSRFGDATRLAERYRVGRVLLAGDAAHIHPPTGGQGLNLGIQDAFNLGWKLAAEVNGWAPEGLLDSYHTERHPVAADVLDNTRAQMELLSPEPGPRSVRRLVSELMDFEEVNRYLIEKITAIGARYDFGEGHELLGRRMRDVRLKRGRLYELMHSGRGLLLDQTGRLSAAGWADQVDHVVDVSEELDVPAALLRPDGHVAWVGEDQQDLLSQLPKWFGAAVS, encoded by the coding sequence ATGGTTGACGTGATCGTGGTCGGCGGCGGACCGACCGGCTTGATGCTGGCCAGCGAGTTGCGGCTGCACGATGTGCACGTGCTCGTGCTGGAGAAGGACGCGGAGCCGACCAGGTATGTCCGCGCGCTCGGCCTGCACGTGCGCAGCATCGAGGTGATGGACCAGCGCGGTCTGCTGGAGCGGTTCCTCGCGCACGGCCAGCAGTACGCGCTCGGCGGTTTCTTCGCCGGCATCGACAAGCCCTCGCCCGACCGGCTGGACACCGCGCATCCCTACGTCCTCGGTATCCCGCAGACCACCACCGAGCGCCTGCTGGCTGAGCGCGCCACCGAGCTCGGCGCCGAGATCCGGCGCGGCTGCGAGCTGGTCGGGCTGAGCCAGGACGAGGACGGGGTGACCGCCGAGCTGGCCGACGGCACGCAGCTGCGCTCGCGCTACCTCGTCGGTTGCGACGGCGGCCGCAGCACGGTGCGCAAGCTGCTCGGCGTCGGCTTCCCCGGTGAGCCCACCAAGGTCGAGACGCTGCTGGGCGAGATGGAGGTGACCGAGGATCCGGCGACGGTTGTCGCCATCGTCGCGGAAGTCCGCAAGACCCAACTGCGGTTCGGCGCCATGCCCCTCGGGGACGGGGTGTACCGCCTCGTCGTGCCCGCCGAGGGGGTGGCCGAGGACCGCACGGTCCCGCCGACCCTCGAGGAGTTCAAGCAGCGGCTGCGGGTGTTCGCCGGCACCGACTTCGGCGCGCACTCACCGCGCTGGCTCTCCCGCTTCGGCGACGCCACCCGGCTGGCCGAGCGCTACCGGGTCGGCCGGGTGCTGCTGGCCGGCGACGCGGCGCACATCCACCCGCCGACCGGCGGGCAGGGGCTCAACCTCGGCATCCAGGACGCGTTCAACCTCGGCTGGAAACTGGCCGCCGAGGTCAACGGCTGGGCACCGGAGGGGCTGCTGGACAGCTACCACACCGAACGGCACCCGGTGGCCGCCGACGTGCTGGACAACACCCGCGCGCAGATGGAGCTGCTGTCCCCCGAGCCAGGACCCCGGTCAGTGCGCCGGCTGGTGTCGGAACTGATGGACTTCGAGGAGGTGAACCGGTACCTGATCGAGAAGATCACTGCGATCGGGGCCCGCTACGACTTCGGCGAGGGCCACGAACTGCTCGGCCGGCGGATGCGGGACGTGCGGCTGAAGCGGGGGCGCCTCTACGAGTTGATGCACAGCGGCCGCGGGCTGCTGCTCGACCAGACCGGTCGGCTCTCGGCGGCGGGCTGGGCAGATCAGGTCGACCACGTCGTCGACGTCAGCGAGGAACTGGACGTGCCCGCGGCGCTGCTGCGGCCGGACGGCCACGTGGCGTGGGTCGGTGAAGATCAGCAGGATCTGCTCAGCCAGCTGCCCAAGTGGTTCGGCGCTGCCGTCAGCTGA